GAGGGCGAACGCGAAGAACATGGCCACCGGCTTCCAGTTCTTCCCGAGCCCGCGCTCGATGTAGTACATAGGGCCGCCCGAGACGGAGCCCTCCCAGGCCTTCCCGTCCTCGTCCACGTGGACGTCGCGGTACTGCTGGGCGAGCGTGACCTCGGAGTACTTCGTCGCCATGCCGAGGAGGGCCGTGACCCACATCCAGAACAGCGCGCCGGGCCCGCCGATGTGGATCGCCAGGGCCACGCCCGCGATGTTGCCGACGCCGACCGTCGCCGAGAGAGCCGTCGTGAGCGCTTGGAAGTGCGAGACGTCGCCGGGCTCGTCGGGGTCGTCGTAGCGGCCGGTGGCGACGGCGAACCCGTGCCCGAGGCGGCGGAACTGGACGAACCCGAGCTTGATCGTCAGGAAGAGGCCGGTCCCAAGCAGGCCGATGACCAGGGGCCACCGGAGCACGTTGTTGATGGCATCGATGACGGCGGAGAGGAGCTCCATGTGGCGATGAGCGCGGAGTGGATGGGGAAGCCGCGAAGATAGGGCCGATCCCCAGCCCTGGGAGGTCACCTCCCCCACCCGCCTCGTGCGCGCCCGCGCGTACGGCCGCGCCTGCGCCCCGGAGTTCACGCGGTCGTCCCGGAGTCCTCGCGAGGGCTCACCGAGGCCGCCGGCCTCGACGCGTCAGGGGACCGGGTCTGAATCTCCGTCGAGGTCTGCGAGGAGCGACTCGACCACCGACCGTTGGGCGGAGCTCGGGGGCTCCCGGTCCCGGGCCTCGGCCGAGTCGGCGAGGGCGAGGTACTGGCGGAGATCGCGGCGCGCGGCGACGCTGTCGCCGGCGTAGGAGTGGACGACGCCCCGGTCGAGGACGTGGCGCGGCTCCTCGGGCGCGAGCGCGACGGCCCGGTCCAGGTCTTCGAGGGTCCGCACCCAGCCGTCGTCGAGGGCCTGGGCCACGAACGCCCGGTGGCTGTAGATGTCGGCGAGGGGCGTCCCGCGCGCCTCGCCCCCCCGCTCGACGGCCTCAATGGCCGCCGTGAGGTCGGTGTAGGCAGCGCGGACCTGCTCGGGATCCCCACCGTCGTCGTCCCACCCGGCCCAGCGGCAGAGCCCACGGGCCACGAGCGCGTCCGGCGCCCCGGGCGACGCGGCGAGGACGGAGTCGAGCCGGGCGACGCCGTCGGTCACGTCGCCCGCGAGGCACTGGTCGAACGACGCCTGCACTGCCCCCAGGTCCACCGAGGCGGGCGGACCCGGCGGGGCGACCGGGGCCGGGGTGGGCGCGTCGTCGCCGCACGCGCCGAGCGCGAGCGCGGCCAGGAGGACCGGCAACCGGCGGCGCACTAGAGCGAGGCCGGGTCGACCTCGATGAGCCGCCCGCGCACGAGCGCGAGCGTCCGCGCCGGGAAGGCCTTGACGAGCCGGTAGTCATGCGTCGCCATGAGGAGCGCGGTCCCCTGGCGGTTGACCTTGACCAGCAGCTTCTGGATCTCGTCGGCCACACGCGGGTCGAGGTTGCCCGTCGGCTCGTCGGCCAGGAGCAGGCGGGGGTGGTTGACGAGCGCGCGCGCGATGCACGCCCGCTGCTGCTCGCCGCCCGACAGTTCGCTCGGCCGGGCCTTCGCCCGGTGTCCCAATCCGACCTGAGCGAGCGCGCTGAGTGCCCGCTCCTTTACCTCCTTCCCCCGCACGCCGGTCGCGTAGAGCGCGAACGCCACGTTGTCGTAGGCGCTCCGGTCGGGGAGCAGCTGGAAGTCCTGGAACACGATGCCGAGCATCCGCCGGAGAAGTGGGATGTCCTTCGGCTTCGTCGAGTCCGACTGGTACGGCCCCACACGGACGAGCCCGTACTCGGGCTGGACGTCCATGTAGAGCAGCTTCATGATGGTCGACTTGCCGCTCCCGGTCGGGCCGATGAGGTAGACCATCTCGCCCGGCCGCATGGTCAGGTTGAGGTCCGAGGCGACGTCGACGCGGGCACCCGATGGGTCGACGTAGCTCGCAGCGACGTTGCGGAGCTCGACGAGCGGGCGCTCTCGGGGCGCGCCCGCCGAGGGCGGCGCGGCGTAGTCAGAAACGCGGTCGACGGCGGGGTCCACAGGCGGCATCGGGGGGGTCCCCAAGCTACGCCGGCCGGCCGTGGGGCGTCGCCCGACGCAGGACCCAGTGGACCCGCTCGGAGTCGTCGGTCGCGGGCTCGCCCTCGAACCCGTCGTAGGCCGCGATCGCGACGAGGCCGGCCGCCTCGATGGCCTCGGCGACCTCCTCGCGGGTGTAGGCGCGCTGGACGTGGCGCTCCACGACCGTCCTCCCGTCGGGCAGCGTGAGGTCGAACGTCGTCGTGTGGAGGCGGCGGTCGGGGTCGTACTCGCTCGTGCGGAGGTACGAGAACGCGTCGGTCTCGCCCGCGTCGTCGAACCCGCCGGCCGCGTGCGTCTCCGAGTTCACCGGCGTCGACTGGTCGATGACGGCGATCCCCCCCGGCGCGAGGGCGTCGCGGATCGTGCGGAGGAGGTCGGTGACGGCGCCGAGGTCGAGGAGGTAGTTCAGGCCGTCGTACAGGAGCACAACGACGTCGGCCGGGTCGCCGGGCACGGGCTCGCCGAACGGCAGCACGTCGAACGCGATCGGCCGGCCGGCGCGGCGCGCGGTCTCGCGGGCGACCTCGACCATCGCCTCGGAGCCGTCATAGGCGCGGTACCCGTAGCCCCCGGGCGGCGGGCCGAACGGCTGGAGCGCGACGGCGAACGTGCCGGTCCCACAGCCGAGTTCGACCACCGAACGAGCGCCGGGGCGGTGCTTTCGAATGAGGCCTTGGGCGTAGGCGGCCCACACCGGGTAGTCGACGTGGGCCATCACGGCGTCGTAGCCGGCGGCGAGGGCGGAGTACGGGTCGGTCACGGGCGGGAGGTCACGCACGACGGAAAGGTCGGGCCGCGGGTCCGGGGCCGCCACCCGAAGACGGCGTGATCCTCGGTCGGCGCGATCGACGGGATGGCTCCCTCCACCTCGG
This sequence is a window from Rubrivirga marina. Protein-coding genes within it:
- a CDS encoding class I SAM-dependent DNA methyltransferase, which gives rise to MRDLPPVTDPYSALAAGYDAVMAHVDYPVWAAYAQGLIRKHRPGARSVVELGCGTGTFAVALQPFGPPPGGYGYRAYDGSEAMVEVARETARRAGRPIAFDVLPFGEPVPGDPADVVVLLYDGLNYLLDLGAVTDLLRTIRDALAPGGIAVIDQSTPVNSETHAAGGFDDAGETDAFSYLRTSEYDPDRRLHTTTFDLTLPDGRTVVERHVQRAYTREEVAEAIEAAGLVAIAAYDGFEGEPATDDSERVHWVLRRATPHGRPA
- a CDS encoding cell division ATP-binding protein FtsE; translated protein: MDPAVDRVSDYAAPPSAGAPRERPLVELRNVAASYVDPSGARVDVASDLNLTMRPGEMVYLIGPTGSGKSTIMKLLYMDVQPEYGLVRVGPYQSDSTKPKDIPLLRRMLGIVFQDFQLLPDRSAYDNVAFALYATGVRGKEVKERALSALAQVGLGHRAKARPSELSGGEQQRACIARALVNHPRLLLADEPTGNLDPRVADEIQKLLVKVNRQGTALLMATHDYRLVKAFPARTLALVRGRLIEVDPASL
- a CDS encoding tetratricopeptide repeat protein produces the protein MRRRLPVLLAALALGACGDDAPTPAPVAPPGPPASVDLGAVQASFDQCLAGDVTDGVARLDSVLAASPGAPDALVARGLCRWAGWDDDGGDPEQVRAAYTDLTAAIEAVERGGEARGTPLADIYSHRAFVAQALDDGWVRTLEDLDRAVALAPEEPRHVLDRGVVHSYAGDSVAARRDLRQYLALADSAEARDREPPSSAQRSVVESLLADLDGDSDPVP